In the Cygnus atratus isolate AKBS03 ecotype Queensland, Australia chromosome 10, CAtr_DNAZoo_HiC_assembly, whole genome shotgun sequence genome, TTACACTGTATAGCTGTCAAAAGAACAACAATAACAGACTGGGATATAACCATTGCCTGCCACCAGACATGTTGGTTTAAGCCATGTAAAGTGATATCTGTTCCCTTTCTCAAACAGGATGTGCTTGTGGCCTCTCTGATCTTCTGACGCTAGCCATCACTGAAGAACTGTACACAACAGAACGCAAAGGTTGTACAGaatacagaattacagaacagAGCTCTTGAGCTCATCCTCCACAGCGTACATATTTCCCTTGCCTATACGTGCTACTGCGACGAAGCACACCTCCTTTTTCATAATACCAGGCCTTTATGGGTAAAACTTGAGGAACAAGGAATTTGATCTCTCATAAGAAAGCATGCAAACATTGCAGCTCCATCTTTGATTGCTAGAATAAGAATGAGATAAAGCTAGCATGAAATTAACATTGAATAATGCATTGCACTGCATTGTTTTGactaataatattaatattttggtcaatattattattaataataaacagTAATTACAGATATTGATATTTGGATTAACAAATATGAGAAATCTAATAAATATCTATCACTGTTAGCCGTACGAATATTGTGAGCCAATATGTCTAAAATCtcaatttctttcctcattGCTTTAAGAGATATACCAAAACATAGACTTGGACAAACactttaagagaaaaatggcagaaaatatttatcactCTTACAGATGATTTTCTTACATATCTTGGAGATAGAATTGGTCAACTGATCATATGCTCCAAGACTTAAAATGTTGTTAATTCTCCTTTGAACTTTAGATCAACTCACAAAGTTAGCAGCTGGGAAGTAGAAGATATCAAAGGCATCGAGAATATCTAGATAACAGAAGAGTATATCTACTCAGCTTCAAAAAGGTACTTTTCTCTATACTCcctcactttcttttccttctactCTTTCCCATTTTATTGCCAATATTTGAGTTACTATGCTtgtgttagaaaataaaagtaatatgCTTTATAATTAAGGCCTATGATCTCCATAGAAATCTCCATTGAGAAGCCATAAATGAAGTATGAACCTATATTGTTTCCCTATGTAGATCAAGTCAACATAAAGCTACACACCACTGtgtctgtaaaaatgaaatctgtcaCTCTGATAACACCTGCCAAATAGTATGTAGAAATAAATGCCACTAGAAAGCAAGATTAGTTGCACAAATGTGACCCTCTGTGAAATAGGTTTTGTGTATGTCATGGTGGATGTTTaataagttttccttttttttctactgcagcACATGTACTGGAATTTTGACACACTCTAATCGTGGCAATATAGaagatttaaatgaattttaactcTGAAGGCTCTGTACATGTCTTGTGCCAAAGtttaagcaaataaaagtaGCTCATTTATTAAAGACAAATTATCAAAAAAAGATACTTAGGCATAAAGTGAAGGTTTGCTATATGTCCAGCCTCATCTCCTCCTACTTCcagtttaatttcaaatttgatatggcaaacagcaacagcaagcaTGCACAAATAATCTGGCTTCTCCAACTTAATGAACAACAGCTCTTGTGTATGTTTCCTAGGCACTTGAATGACTCCTAATCTTCAGTGTATATCAATATATTCAGGTTGTATATCAACCATAGATTGATATACATTTGAGAGTTTGCTAGATGCTTATTAATCAAAAAAATcccgttgtttttttttttttttttccctgaaactgtattcatttgtatttgaaataaaatatatgccCATCTTTAAGGGTTTGAATATATGTAAGCCTAAATTGGGTAGAAAGAGATTACTTGTTACATATAATTTTAGCAACAACCTACCAATGAAAACATAGGCACTAGCTACGGCCTTAGGAGTTATTTGTGACTCTCTGTATCAGCCAGAGGTGTATACTGACTGGAGctttttttactgtttggaATACCAAATCCAACTGCTATATTCAAACTATTAGATATAGTTTGTAAATAATCACTGTTTCGTTTCAAACTATTTAGTACAAAATATGATCGTAAGTTTTTTTATTAAGACACTTTAAATTGGTTTGCCAGTATGTAGTTTATGTTATGGTTCATGATCATCTATTTAACAAGAAACTCAAACAATAAGGACTGAAATTTCTTCTCCAGATTCCAGGGTCAGAATTACAAGGAGCCCCAAGGAGTAcctctgcaaacatttttggaTGGAAATTGCTTCAATACTTTTCATAGAAGATCCATGACATTTCACATTTGATATTACTCCTATGTAGAATGatgtaaaaatgcattatttaggGAAATCCTAAAAGGGAAATTGATAAGCTGAAGGACAGAttagttttattaatttattttgggaCTACAGTGACTGagcatatttcttttcttttccgTAGTTCTGGAAATAAAAGTCACAAAGCAACCCAACAAGTTTTCATCCAGGAGTGTAAACCAAGATTGAATTTCCAAGGCCTGGGCACCTTCTCTGATTTTAATTCTCTGTACTTGAgcaaaagatgacaaaaaacgCAACAGAGAACTTGACTAACACTCACTCAGCTCTCCTAGGTCTGCTTCTGGGTAGCATTTCACTGATCACTGTTGTCATGAATATATTAGTACTATGTgctgtgaaaactgaaaagaagctgCAAACAGTTGGCAATTTATACATTGTCAGCCTCTCTATTGCAGATCTTATAGTTGGTGCAGCTGTTATGCCCCTTAATATTGTTTATCTCCTAAGCAGCAGTGGGTGGACCCTGGGTGTAACAGCCTGCTTGTTCTGGCTGTCAATGGATTATGTGGCCAGTACTGCATCTATTTTCAATCTCTTCATATTATGCATAGACCGTTATCGTTCAGTCCAGCAACCACTGAAATATCTCAAGTATAGAACAAAAATGAGAGCATTAGTAATGATTTTGGGGGCTTGGTTGTTGTCTTTCTTGTGGGTCATCCCAATACTAGGGTGGCATGTTTTTGCTGGTAATgggacaaggagaaaaacagaaaagtgtgAAACTGAATTCTCTGAAGTCAACTGGTTCAAAGTGTTCACAGCCTTTGTCAATTTCTACCTACCCTCTATCCTGATGTTATGTTTCTACTGCAAAATATTCAGAGCTGTTCGAAAGCACTGCCAACACCGAGAGCTAATCAATAGATCATACTTGtctttctctgaaagcaaaagcgTACATCCTGGTAAGACAAAGgacaagcaaaatatttgcctCCAAAAGCAAATCTTAGATGAGAACACACCTCCCAAAGACAAGCAAAGGTCCCCTCAGCCCAAAAATATGGAAGCAAAGCTTCATTTCAGTGATCCTGACAGCTCTTCAAAAGTTTTCGTTAGCAGGAGTGATAGCAAAGTCCTTAAATGGAGCTGCTTCCCTCTCACCACTGCCCAGTCTGAGCCAGGCCTGGataaaacaggagagaagagTGTAACAAAGgacaataaaaaggaagaggacCTTTGCTCACAGGACAGTGACTTAAGTGATGCATCAGACAGCCAAACTTTCACAGAGGAGGTACCTTGTGGAGAGGAGTCCAGTCCTAACCCTGAAAGAGCCTGCAGTCCTCAGGAAAAGACAGAGAACAGGGACTTCAAAGGACTTACTTACCTGAGGAAAACCTGGCAAAGACTGCATACTCGTTCCAAAAACCATCTTCGAAGACTGCATGTGAACAGGGAGCGGAAAGCAGCTAAGCAGTTAGGGGTCATAATGGCAGCCTTTATGCTGTGCTGGATTCCCTATTTTGTATTATACATGGTAATAGCTTTCCACCCCCATGAACAATATTCCAAGTTACACATGGTCACTATATGGCTTGGCTATGTGAATTCCACCTTAAATCCGTTCCTGTATCCTCTTTGTAACCATAATTTCAAAAAGACATTCAAAAAGATCCTTCACATTCCCTGATAATGGTCTGATTTATTTTGAGCTAAAAAGCATCTCATAAATTCAATCAaacaaaatgttccattttCAAAGGCTGGATAAAAGTGAGGCATGGATAAAGTAGAAGGCTTtggaaaactgtaatttataaAAGAAGTCTTTGTACAAGTGGGAAATGTGCATACAACACCTTTAACACATTTGAAGAAGACCTAATTCCAACCAGGAATCTGAAAAACTCAGGGGTCAATCTCAGAACTGTTACACTATTGTACATATTTTACAATTTGAGATTCTCTCTTTCATCACGTAGAACAAAACTGGAGATATGAAAAGAGATCTTCAGTGATTATAAATTATTCAGctaaggaaaaggcagaaatagaATGTGGTTTCTGTGATTggtcaagtattttttttctcatttagctTACCCTTTTAAACATGGGAGCACACTGCTTGAGAAGAGAGATCTTCTGCAGGAAGAGGTACTTTGCATAGCCAAAAAAGAACATTCTACTGTTTGAAAAATCTgacctatttatttatatcttcCTTCAAATCATACACTTTTTGGAAAGCCATATTGTAACATACCGTTTCTCTTTAATATCATGCTTGCTTCATTTACACCAGTACCTGTCAACTTCACTGGAAAGAGTAGTATTTTTATGTCCTAGACATTTTGCTAAGACTTTCCAAACTCATCATAGTATCACTATTCAAGAAGGTTAGGCTGTTGCCTCTGAACTTACAGAATGCAGTTAATTCTGGActacatgtattttcttcttcctatgCCTTGGCAAATAGCCTAAGCTTGCAGTGGCAATACCAGTTCATATATATCTTTGTCTTACAATAGGCAAACTCTTCTGACTATAATGAGGCAGAGTCATGAGCAACAACTCAAGCTTGCAaaccaggaaataaaatacatgaagtatttttaacCCTTTCTATCCTTTATATTTAATTGCATATTATAAGTCATGCTGTaaatgctgttaaatatttcaggagAAGCATAGAATGATACTTAATACTTCAGGTTGGAAGGAGTCTCAGGAAGACATCTAAATACAACCTACAACTCAAAGCTGTGCTAGCATTGACATtacatcaggttgctcagggtctCATCCAGAACTTCAACGACACGCATCTGTGAAAAGAGCTTCTTTGGAAAGATTGGAAGACGGCACTGACAGAGGCGTTTGCAGATACATTTCACTCTACCAGCTCCAGGCTTTCCTTTGCTCAGCCATTGATTTAACTGTTTCTAAGTATGAACACTAATTCTCAAAAGCAGGCGTGCCCTTTTATATAGCAGCAATCAATCCCCTCTCCCTACGTGCAGTGAGGTATAGGGTACTTCCCAatcaagggagaaaaatatagTTCCTTAGCAAAGTACGTAGTGAAATATGTTACATGAGCTAACTTATCAGGAAGCTGACAATTTAACAGAACAGTTACACCAAAATAAGTGAGTCTATGGactggggagagagaaggagaattGAGGCCAAGGAGATGTCTGGCCCTATATTAATCGAGTATGTCAAGACCGCATGCTACCAGGTTTGTGGTGCTCCAGGAAAGCATTCATTCTTATTCTTCTGGGATGGAGCTGAGAGAAACATTTTGGGCAAACAGTGTCTGACCTTTGGGGCAAAATTGCTATGGGAGTACCTTTACACTGTTAGTTTTAAGAAGAAATCCCAGAACCAGAAActtcagcagctgaagtcaTGTTTGCATATAATGGTGAGTTTATGTATGCATTTTTCCATAAGTTTGGGGATGATTGGGGCATCCTAAGGGTTCAATGTACAAAGAATATCCTCTCGCTGTCATTTTGCTGTGTTCATAAATTTATCACATCCTGAATATTAGCTTGCTTCAGAAATTGCTCAGTTAGCTTCACAACAAAGGTCTGATGGAACTGGAGCTGTTTTAACTGAGCACTGTCAAGAGTTTGTTGGGAAAAGTTAAAGGGATGTTCTGTGTAATGTGTttattacttcagaaaaaaaatggttgtttAATGGTTGtaggaaaaattctgaattctgtGTTAATAAGTATGGATCTTGAGCTACTTAGAGTCTCTCCGTGCCACATGTGCCTATTTTGTAAAGTGAATATGACAAGACTTACAGTAACAATGTGACAGTTAAGGTGACTGCATGATGCTTGTAAACTCTGGATATAATACACTAACTAAATGCAAAGTATTATTGTCCTCTGTCAGTTTTATATGTCTGAATTACATGTCTGAATGTCAATAGTTGTATTTAAAGTATTCAGTATTAAATGAAGCCCTAATATCTCTGCAGTTTAATAAATTGGTAGTTTgatatttggaaaaatctgCTAAATGAATGAACTTTAACTCAGTCTATTTTAATGTATCAAAAAAGGTTCAGCGATTTGTTCTCTTTGGTCTCAAGTATTATGCAAGAATAGCTGCAATTAGGGAACTCTAGAAAAAATGTGGCAAAATACAGAGGCAGAATAATAAATGTAAGTACCAAAATTCATTACAGAATTAAGGCAACTGTTCCACTGCAGGAACAGGATCTGCACAAGTAATGAAATACACCTTCTGTTGGGTTATAGAGAAGCATCTTTTGAAACATGCCCTTATTCAAGGTCTTTTCACAAACATTTGCTCAGATCAACATccattctgctcttttttttctattgtcaTATGCAGCAGCAATTCTAGCCGAAATAGAAGGTAATTTAGGAGAGCCCTGAGGAAATCAAAGAAGCAGCATCCTAATTCAGCCACAATTTTATTAGTTAATACGTTTATTAGTTTATTAGTTAACACAGCTGAAACGTGCTCACCTACGGGCTACTTAGGTTAGCAAGAAGGCTATCCTCTTGATCATGACAATTGacttttcttactttaaaatgcattaatacATGAAACAGCAGctaaaacaaaatcagtgaaAGCTGGTCTAAAAATGATGaccattaaaacaaagaatacCTCTGGtactattaaaaaacatttaaacacagaATAGCTAAAATTAGGCAAATATAGCTGCCTGGATGCTTTTgtatacttttgtttttatccatAATCTTAGTGTCACTGTGGCAATGACAAAAACAGGCAGCATTGTCACAGTAGGCTTCTCAGATGTGATACATACAACAGGCaataataaaacaggaaaatggaagacTTCCTATTTGAAACTTTCAGGTAGCCAGGTATGTAACAGGATTTACCAGTTTGTTTCACTAAAAGAAAGCAATCCAAATGGCTCTAGACGcaagagaagcagaggaaggcaaGTTAGGGTAAGGAATGGAGAAGCCTACTACCATGTGGGGCCAAGCCTCAATGGAATATTCCAGGTGTGGTTtcctataaatattttcaatgttttccaGTTAATAAAAAAGGTCAGAGGAGTCATAGCTTTAAAAGAACATAACAAATTTCTTGGAATTTCTTGGACTGGAGTTCTACTTTGTTTAAGGTGTGGTAAGAACAATCAGcttttgagacagaaaaaatgtcCTCTCCcagttttttcctgtttcagttgTGACATCTAGCGGGCAACGAGCAGAATTCTGGGCTGCTAGTGCCAATCCCAGTACCGTGTATTACGTAAGTTTATTAAGGGAGGGACGCAGTTAGGAAGTGGATCCTGCCATCTAGTACGTGTTTCGTTTTCCATATTATTTTCAGGAAACGTGGAACTCAATAAAGGAAATGTTAGTGTTGGTGCACATTTTGGCTTAATTCCATAACTAAGAGGATGTCCATTACATTCTCTGTGAAACCACTCTGTGATGCTCTTTGTGCTAGCACAGTAAATGAAAACGACTGaaagatttgctttaaaaatatatttctaatcCTAAAGGACTAACACAGAAGCACCACAGACACCTCTGGATAGAGCAGGTCCTGAATTCTGCAGATTGCTATATTTTTCCACCACTACCAGAGATGCTAGAAGACAAGCCTCCTAACTAAAGATGAGGTGTAATAATACACCTGAAAGTTTCTGTCCATGCATTCCTTACACCAGAATAAGAATCAGCCCATTTGGAACTGCCACTTAAGTTTAAATACTATGcacatttacttttgtttattcattACATACAATgacaaaattattaattttcatcAAATTATTTGTCTATTGAAGaattagaaggggaaaaaaatacaatttacacTGTGTGAGAAATAGCTCATGAAAATAGTTTACAATCTTTATTCCAAATTCcaaattatcttaaaaaaaaaattatatatacctGACACCAGAATAAACCATTTCTACACAGTTATCTGACGgtctaaaacagaaatataaaaaagcaaatgtgtgATGTACACTTTACACATGCTCAGACACATGACCATATGTACCAGTCTACTATTAAATTGCCATTTGAGATGTCCACCAGTTAAAAAGTATTAGAGTTCCCACTAAAGAGATGTATACTTATATATGGTAATGATTAAAATCATATGGACATCTGCTAAGtctagcaatatttttattttcaaaatttgttgTATTCCTTccattgtgttttgtttactgagatattttgtttaaactctGTTGTGTTTCAATTGAAACATGCCTTAAAAGGAATACACAGCACCCATTACTATACATTGATActgtataattaaaatgaatatttactGTATAAGTAAATCtaataaaatcaaatgtatttgttttgatCAGGCATAATGCTGTCTTCAAAAACAGCACAGTCAGACCTGGGAACAGAACTCAGGTCTCCTACCTGGCAATCTAATTTCTTCTTCACTAGACATGGATAACCCCTCAACTCAGTCACTTGAGGAGTAACAAATGTTGCTCTGTCTCACAGCAGAGTGCCTATaggagaggcagcagcctgtgccagagAAATTACTGATGGTGCTCACAGGCATCTACCAACATGGCAAATGCAAGTCAATACCTTTTTCAGCATATTGCTACCACTACTATTTCTTGCATTCTTtgctaaaacagatttttttaagtatgccacctctgcagcagtGAAAGGTGTATAGCATGGGGCTAGGTGACTTttgacagtatttttctgtcaaTAAATtgaggaaataattttgctgGTGTGCCTGTACTTTGTGATCTCATTTGCTGAGAATGCTGTATAAAAATCATTTAGATCCTTAAATGGAAAGCACTACATAAACCCAAAGacgtattatttttttaaaccatataATAGAATCTAATCTGAACTACATAGGTCTGGAAAGTTATCGTCTCCAAAACATGTTCAGTCCATATTTAGAATTGTCTTTGTTGCAGTATGTGACTATTTCGTTCCATCTTTACTTTGTGCATCTCTGGGAAGGATTTGCCCCCATCTTCTTTGGAACACCCCTTTA is a window encoding:
- the HRH1 gene encoding histamine H1 receptor, with product MTKNATENLTNTHSALLGLLLGSISLITVVMNILVLCAVKTEKKLQTVGNLYIVSLSIADLIVGAAVMPLNIVYLLSSSGWTLGVTACLFWLSMDYVASTASIFNLFILCIDRYRSVQQPLKYLKYRTKMRALVMILGAWLLSFLWVIPILGWHVFAGNGTRRKTEKCETEFSEVNWFKVFTAFVNFYLPSILMLCFYCKIFRAVRKHCQHRELINRSYLSFSESKSVHPGKTKDKQNICLQKQILDENTPPKDKQRSPQPKNMEAKLHFSDPDSSSKVFVSRSDSKVLKWSCFPLTTAQSEPGLDKTGEKSVTKDNKKEEDLCSQDSDLSDASDSQTFTEEVPCGEESSPNPERACSPQEKTENRDFKGLTYLRKTWQRLHTRSKNHLRRLHVNRERKAAKQLGVIMAAFMLCWIPYFVLYMVIAFHPHEQYSKLHMVTIWLGYVNSTLNPFLYPLCNHNFKKTFKKILHIP